In Alphaproteobacteria bacterium, the DNA window AACCTCGGCAGCGGAGGGAGCGATAAGGACGCCCGCTGCACGCAAGGCGTCGATCTTTACTGACGCCGTGCCGCGACCGAAGACATTGACGGTTCCGGCGTGCCCCATGCGGCGTTCGGTCGGTGCGTGGACACCCGCGACATACGCTACAATCGGCTTCGTCGGCTTTGATTGCTGAATATATTCGGCAGCCTCTTCTTCGGCGGTGCCGCCAATTTCTCCAAGCATGATGATGGCGGTCGTTTCTGGATCGGCGAAAAATAGCTCCAGGCAATCGACGAAGCCCATGCCATAGACCGGGTCGCCGCCGATACCGACGGAAGTCGATTGCCCGAGCCGGTATGCGGTTACCTGATCCACGACTTCGGACGTCAGCGACGCCGACCGGGACACGATGCCGACACCTCCCGGGCGCTCGAGGTGAGCCGGCATGACACCTATCTTGCATCGTCCGGGAACGATAATTCCTTGCGAATTCGGACCGATGAGCCGAGTCTTCGATCCTTCGAGGCGCCGCTTGACGCGAACCATGTCGAGCACCGGCACCCGTTCCGTTACACAAACAGCCAACGGGATCTCCGCCTCCACCGCTTCGATGATGGCAGCGGCGGCCGATTGCGGCGGTACGAAGACTGCGCTTGCGGTGGCGCCGGTTTCGGCAACCGCCTGAGCAACCGAATCGAAAACCGGCAGGCCAAGATGTTTTTGCCCACCCTTTCCAGGAACAACTCCGCCGACAACGTTGGTGCCGTAGGCAATGGCACGTTCCATGTGATAGGTGGCCACGTGTCCGGTTAGGCCCTGGCAAATAACTTTGGTATCCGAATTGATCAGAATGGCCATCCCGTCATGCCCTCTTCGCGGCGGCAATTACTTTGTCCGCAGCGTCCATCATATCGCGGGCAAAAACCACAGGAACGCCACGTGCGGTGAGCGCCTTTTCGGCTAGTTCCTTGTTCGTACCGGCGGTCCGAACGATAAGCGGTACCCGCAATCCGAGCTCCTTGCACGACGCGGCGACACCTTCGGTGACCGTGTCGCAACGCAGAATGCCGCCGCCATAGATGTTGACCAAGATGGCCCTGATCTTCGGGTTGGAAAGCAGCATCTTGAATCCCGTCGCGATTTGGTCGCGTGTTGCGACCGGCCGAATATCCATGAAATCAGCCGGGTCTCCACCACGTTCCTTCAACAGGTCGACCGTCGCCAACGCCAATCCGGCACCGTTGACCATCACGCCGATATCGCCGCCCAGTTTTACATAGTTTAACTCGAACCGCTTCGCCTCGACCTCGCTTGGGTCAACCTCGTTGACATCGCGCAATGAATCGAGCTCGCGATGACGGTACAAAGCGTTGTCGTCGAGCACCATCTTGACGTCGAGCGCAACCAAGGTTCCTTGGTTGGTTACGACAAGGGGATTGATTTCGATCAGGCTGGCATCGTTTTCGATAAACGCGTCGTAGGTTCCCTTCATGACATCGGCCGCCGACGCGGCGAGGTCGCCATCGAGCCCGAGTTTAGCAGCGAATGCCATCGCCGCGCTTCGGTCGAATCCGACGTCAGGATCGATAACCAACCGCGCGATCCGGTCCGGGTGCGCGATCGCCGTTTCCTCGATGTCTTCGCCGCCTTCTTTCGCGCCGATGAATGCCACCCGCCCGGCCGAGCGGTCGACCAGGGCGGCAAGATAAACTTCCTGAACGATGCCGACCGCCTGTTCGATATATACCTGATGGACGGCCTTGCCCTCCGGACCGGTCTGGTCCGTGACGATCCGATTGCCGAGGAGGTCGCGTGCGGCGGCGGTAACCTCTTCCGTCGTCTTTACCAGGCGGACACCCCGTGCCTTTCCGCGTCCGCCGGCATGAACCTGCACCTTCACCGCCCAGGCGCGGCCGTCGATCTTGCGCGCGACGGATGCGGCGT includes these proteins:
- the sucC gene encoding ADP-forming succinate--CoA ligase subunit beta; translated protein: MNIHEYQAKKILAGYGIPIPAGEVAETPADAASVARKIDGRAWAVKVQVHAGGRGKARGVRLVKTTEEVTAAARDLLGNRIVTDQTGPEGKAVHQVYIEQAVGIVQEVYLAALVDRSAGRVAFIGAKEGGEDIEETAIAHPDRIARLVIDPDVGFDRSAAMAFAAKLGLDGDLAASAADVMKGTYDAFIENDASLIEINPLVVTNQGTLVALDVKMVLDDNALYRHRELDSLRDVNEVDPSEVEAKRFELNYVKLGGDIGVMVNGAGLALATVDLLKERGGDPADFMDIRPVATRDQIATGFKMLLSNPKIRAILVNIYGGGILRCDTVTEGVAASCKELGLRVPLIVRTAGTNKELAEKALTARGVPVVFARDMMDAADKVIAAAKRA
- the sucD gene encoding succinate--CoA ligase subunit alpha, with the protein product MAILINSDTKVICQGLTGHVATYHMERAIAYGTNVVGGVVPGKGGQKHLGLPVFDSVAQAVAETGATASAVFVPPQSAAAAIIEAVEAEIPLAVCVTERVPVLDMVRVKRRLEGSKTRLIGPNSQGIIVPGRCKIGVMPAHLERPGGVGIVSRSASLTSEVVDQVTAYRLGQSTSVGIGGDPVYGMGFVDCLELFFADPETTAIIMLGEIGGTAEEEAAEYIQQSKPTKPIVAYVAGVHAPTERRMGHAGTVNVFGRGTASVKIDALRAAGVLIAPSAAEVGSTVRDALNG